A stretch of the Neodiprion lecontei isolate iyNeoLeco1 chromosome 4, iyNeoLeco1.1, whole genome shotgun sequence genome encodes the following:
- the LOC107220487 gene encoding mucin-5AC isoform X2, whose protein sequence is MSRRRSKRPPEAPGTLTCCFCGFSEDDEVEYGKLWNHDGIVTHYYCLLLSSNMEQNGNDNEGILGFLTSDIQKELRRGKRLSCSYCKRNGATLGCCNSRCKQVFHLPCGLQAGSLHQFFGEFRSYCIRHRIKQKIDEFIIEEAAAAGDVTCYICYEEVNPQNPIRTLWAPCCRKNAWFHRKCVQRLALSAGYFFKCPLCNNKSEFQKAMLEHGIFIPNQDASWELVPNAFQELLHRHNQCDAAECLCPKGRSHTSVNAKWELVLCRLCGSQGVHKSCGQLKWGSSVWECTECTGMLKKSDDPTPPGGNEPKKTIHHYSNQSSSDSEISVGGNMTPPPISKHDNSPSPTPPTWRLRPGPKSFKLQQASRNMRSLQLMTAATSTTFLPLKHDISLSCASDTGTITIPDTKSNSDTLHSKTCPSKEVLELTDHESSKLNDVNSQRTSDSSKAINVKPENANFHTADVIVIDSDDEVEIIDITPKHNSSVTTKRIQIESRNLSEVTTNIQKIKKNSKVTKMRRSEPSEVLNSPPKVNPRVNGLITLHLSSVSNTTNTTSTATTIPNINRANVMKPPIDSMNTTSIVRNNSNGSKEEADLLVDDKVLQKNPVLNLKITNVTSLRPEYYENPSTTVNVENITPDSSVTFAGSVQGDIPLLSGNQQLQVVQNQMMEIPKPQLKFIQLNTSSVSGSNLKRKSDEYTMDSPASILPITEDPEISCKKVRIDDSNDSTPKPQTRNISWNINSNDISRAVPVTATSIPMSQSTSSYSSQQSTTALQVNMNGTQANKSCIRLIRRVDLEQKNGFCNYNSGTVGSSSVQNQSHVNINHIIIPNNVNTPIRIQLNSMSTSEVMKVSNSTQPELVVQHSVSNITECSDSIQNTTCHNFKSPVNELQNSPERPSTSINPQLFAHLPNSEDIVAPKPHTVHQSHEKIRQVQTQQNPIMFNEQTNPSTPDRTCYNSLPRNNSEGLTNSNENQSIANTMMKICNPVTQLGNGSLVTSGCDGDAGSSPAAEAGFALYSSSRTADHTKPEAIAFKQKPSAISDSAERVNHNSSISTCASTLPTTMQRPCSSSTTRKCCNKPRVIPRKVPLQNFKFRVLDEDIVQMVVNDTFTVNLSTTAGNPLKARNVPDPMSLLEKQGLLLSSTQPNYSPPPPSPPPPPPPPPSSSSSSPPAPPPPPPPPPPPPPPPSPPSPPPSPPPPLPPSSSSSSSSSSSSSSSSSSSNPLDAEKCSIISVSKKCQSLGNMYDPVALKCVFESDETSVIEEGTIKSSKSIATCDAKGQYSIQSNVSDGNEKQISLSDDMNSSYIQKTGLSVSACLNGNKRNFNRTRGKPKSLCEKEDNVIFHERRKCFGESNDQSLIKRFEDRSEIEGASNFDFCCRPNDILNANSWCNGLNRGSMCLVESSIDSSELKLPVIGYNSFKVINSSSHVYHNIDNSDASLQKSRINDCNNVVDSYVKDWSNKFTVNSKLVESNKYFDYPNLDKHHVEALDTNYQLINDVGLGISMKKQNFNICTNPITQRKDENVHKYGGDMCRSRLGIKVKIDLEKIQNLIVGQPQLFKKCKNYSKTERQDERFSEIVKTSARSQTFRSSDPEKCSQVSIIQTSPTDENVDTLNTTRKFST, encoded by the exons ATGTCGCGGCGACGGTCAAAACGCCCGCCCGAAGCTCCAGGTACTCTGACCTGCTGCTTCTGTGGATTTTCTGAAGACGACGAAGTTGAATATGGAAAACTTTGGAACCATGATGGCATTGTTACGCACTACTATTGTCTG CTTTTGTCATCCAACATGGAACAAAATGGCAATGATAATGAAGGAATCTTGGGTTTTTTAACCTCAGACATACAAAAAGAATTACGCCGAGGAAAAAGGCTT TCTTGTTCATACTGTAAGCGAAATGGAGCAACTTTAGGGTGTTGTAACTCCAGGTGTAAACAGGTATTTCACTTACCATGTGGACTGCAGGCAGGTTCACTTCATCAGTTCTTTGGTGAATTtag GTCATATTGTATACGACacagaataaaacaaaaaatagatGAATTCATAATAGAAGAAGCTGCGGCAGCAGGTGATGTAACTTGTTACATTTGTTACGAGGAGGTAAATCCCCAGAATCCTATACGAACATTATGGGCTCCATGTTGCCGGAAAAATGCATGGTTTCATCGGAAATGTGTTCAA CGCCTGGCATTGAGTGCTGGCTACTTCTTCAAATGTCCTCTGTGCAATAATAaatcagaatttcaaaaggCTATGCTCGAGCATGGAATTTTCATCCCAAATCA AGATGCTTCATGGGAGCTTGTGCCAAATGCTTTTCAAGAATTACTGCACAGGCATAATCAGTGTGACGCTGCCGAATGTCTGTGTCCAAAAGGAAGAAGTCATACCAGTGTCAATGC GAAATGGGAGCTTGTTTTGTGCAGATTGTGTGGATCCCAAGGAGTTCACAAGTCATGCGGACAATTAAAATGGGGCAGTTCTGTTTGGGAATGTACAGAATGTACTGGGATGTTaa AAAAATCTGATGATCCTACACCTCCTGGTGGAAATGAACCCAAAAA AACAATACATCATTATTCGAATCAGAGTAGCAGTGACAGTGAAATTTCTGTTGGTGGTAATATGACGCCTCCACCAATATCAAAACATGACAACTCACCATCACCCACACCACCAACTTGGAGATTACGTCCTGGACCTAAATCGTTCAAATTGCAACAAGCATCACGAAACATGAGAAG CTTGCAGTTGATGACAGCAGCTACTTCCACAACATTCTTGCCTTTGAAACATGATATTTCCTTATCTTGTGCATCGGACACTGGTACTATTACGATTCCTGACACAAAATCTAACAGTGACACATTACACTCAAAAACGTGTCCCTCTAAAGAAGTCTTGGAATTGACTGATCATGAATCCAGTAAATTAAATGATGTTAACTCTCAAAGAACCAGCGACTCGTCAAAAGCAATCAATGTAAAACCAGAAAATGCCAATTTTCATACTGCTGATGTTATTGTAATTGATAGTGACGACGAGGTGGAG ATAATTGATATAACACCTAAACACAATAGTTCGGTGACTACGAAACGAATCCAAATTGAGTCTCGCAATTTGAGTGAAGTAACAACTAATATTCAAAAGATCAAAAAGAATTCTAAGGTTACCAAAATGAGGCGTTCAGAACCTTCGGAAGTATTAAATAGTCCACCCAAAGTAAATCCTAGGGTGAACGGTTTAATTACACTACATCTATCGAGTGTCTCAAATACTACTAATACAACTTCTACTGCGACAACAATACCAAATATTAATAGAGCAAATGTAATGAAACCTCCGATCGATAGTATGAATACTACTAGTATCGTCAGAAACAATTCAAATGGAAGCAAAGAAGAGGCAGATTTGCTAGTAGACGATAAAGTTTTGCAGAAAAATCCTGTGCTCAATCTTAAAATCACAAATGTTACCTCATTACGGCCCGAATATTATGAAAACCCATCTACAACTGTgaacgtggaaaatattaccCCTGACTCTTCTGTCACTTTTGCAGGAAGTGTTCAAGGTGATATTCCATTACTGAGTGGTAACCAGCAGTTGCAAGTAGTGCAAAATCAAATGATGGAAATTCCAAAACCACAGTTGAAATTCATCCAACTTAATACCTCTTCAGTTAGTGGGTCTAATTTAAAACGGAAAAGTGACGAATACACAATGGATAGCCCTGCATCTATCCTACCTATCACAGAAGATCCGGAAATATCATGTAAAAAAGTTCGGATTGATGATTCTAACGATTCTACACCCAAACCCCAGACGAGAAACATTTCTTGGAATATTAATTCGAATGACATAAGTCGTGCAGTTCCAGTAACTGCAACCTCAATACCAATGAGTCAGTCAACTAGTAGTTACAGTTCCCAACAAAGTACAACAGCGTTGCAAGTGAATATGAATGGAACACAAGCTAACAAAAGTTGTATTAGATTGATCAGAAGGGTGGAtctagaacaaaaaaatggattttgcAATTACAATTCTGGAACTGTTGGTAGCAGTTCGGTACAAAATCAGAGTCACGTAAATATCAACCATATCATTATACCAAATAATGTGAATACTCCAATTCGAATACAACTAAATTCTATGTCTACATCCGAAGTAATGAAAGTCAGCAATTCCACCCAACCTGAGTTAGTTGTACAACACTCTGTCAGCAATATTACAGAATGTAGTGACAGTATTCAAAACACTACATGCCACAATTTTAAATCTCCAGTAAATGAGTTACAAAATTCGCCAGAAAGGCCATCTACTTCAATCAACCCGCAACTTTTTGCACACCTTCCTAATTCGGAGGATATCGTTGCTCCAAAGCCACACACAGTTCATCAATCCCATGAAAAGATTAGGCAAGTTCAAACACAACAAAATCCAATTATGTTCAATGAACAAACTAATCCGTCTACACCTGATCGCACATGTTACAATAGTCTACCAAGAAATAACTCTGAGGGTCTTACCAACAGTAATGAAAATCAGTCAATTGCGAATACCATGATGAAAATATGCAATCCAGTAACGCAGCTGGGAAATGGAAGTCTGGTGACTAGCGGT TGTGACGGGGATGCAGGCTCCAGTCCTGCTGCTGAGGCCGGATTTGCTCTTTATTCGAGCTCGAGGACCGCAGACCATACAAAACCAGAAGCAATCGCCTTTAAGCAAAAGCCCAGTGCAATATCAGATTCAGCAGAAAGAGTCAATCATAATTCCAGCAT TTCCACTTGTGCTTCAACCCTTCCAACAACTATGCAACGCCCCTGCAGTTCATCAACCACGAGAAAATGTTGTAATAAACCTCGAGTGATACCTCGAAAGGTGcctttgcaaaatttcaaatttcgtgTTCTGGATGAAGATATTGTTCAG ATGGTCGTCAATGATACCTTCACAGTAAATCTTAGTACAACTGCTGGTAATCCCTTAAAAGCAAGAAATGTACCAGATCCAATGAGCCTGCTAGAGAAGCAAGGTCTGCTTCTATCTTCTACACAACCTAACTattcaccaccaccaccatcaccaccaccaccaccaccaccaccaccatcatcatcatcatcatcaccaccagcaccaccaccaccaccaccaccaccaccaccaccaccaccaccaccatccccaccatcaccaccaccatccccaccaccaccactaccaccgtcatcgtcatcatcatcatcatcatcatcatcatcatcatcatcatcatcatcatcaaatCCCCTGGATGCTGAGAAGTGTTCCATTATAAGTGTATCCAAGAAATGTCAATCATTAGGAAACATGTATGATCCAGTAGCTCTTAAATGTGTATTTGAAAGTGACGAAACCTCAGTTATAGAAGAAGGTACCATCAAAAGCAGCAAATCCATTGCGACTTGTGATGCTAAGGGACAATACAGTATCCAAAGCAACGTATCTGATGGCAatgaaaagcaaatatcatTATCAGATGATATGAACAGCAGTTACATTCAAAAAACTGGTTTATCAGTGAGTGCGTGTTTGAATGGTAATAAACGAAATTTTAATCGCACTCGCGGCAAGCCAAAAAGTTTGTGTGAAAAGGAGGACAATGTAATTTTTCACGAACGCCGAAAATGCTTCGGTGAAAGCAATGATCAAAGTTTAATAAAAAGGTTCGAAGATAGGAGTGAGATAGAAGGTGCATCAAACTTTGATTTCTGTTGTAGACCCaatgatattttgaatgcAAACAGCTGGTGTAATGGATTAAACAGAGGTTCAATGTGCTTAGTTGAAAGTAGTATTGATTCTTCAGAGTTGAAGCTACCTGTTATTGGTTACAATAGTTTTAAGGTTATAAACAGTAGTTCGCACGTTTATCATAACATTGATAATTCAGATGCAAGTTTACAAAAGTCGCGGATTAATGATTGTAACAATGTCGTCGATTCGTACGTAAAAGACTGGAGTAATAAATTCACAGTCAACTCTAAACTTGTAGAatctaataaatattttgattatCCGAACTTGGATAAACATCACGTTGAAGCTCTTGATACGAATTATCAGTTAATCAATGATGTTGGTCTAGGCATCtctatgaaaaaacaaaattttaatatctgtACAAATCCAATTACTCAACGTAAAGATGAAAATGTGCACAAGTACGGAGGTGACATGTGTAGGTCCAGGCTTGGCATCAAAGTTAAAATTGatctggaaaaaattcaaaatttgatcgTTGGTCAGCCACAATTGTttaagaaatgtaaaaattactcaaaaacTGAACGTCAAGATGAACGATTCTCAGAAATTGTCAAAACTTCTGCGAGGTCCCAAACTTTTCGTAGTTCAGACCCTGAGAAATGTTCACAAGTTTCCATAATACAAACAAGTCCAACTGATGAAAACGTCGATACTTTAAATActacaagaaaattttcaacgtaa
- the LOC107220487 gene encoding mucin-5AC isoform X4 — MHYLVKMSRRRSKRPPEAPGTLTCCFCGFSEDDEVEYGKLWNHDGIVTHYYCLLLSSNMEQNGNDNEGILGFLTSDIQKELRRGKRLSCSYCKRNGATLGCCNSRCKQVFHLPCGLQAGSLHQFFGEFRSYCIRHRIKQKIDEFIIEEAAAAGDVTCYICYEEVNPQNPIRTLWAPCCRKNAWFHRKCVQRLALSAGYFFKCPLCNNKSEFQKAMLEHGIFIPNQDASWELVPNAFQELLHRHNQCDAAECLCPKGRSHTSVNAKWELVLCRLCGSQGVHKSCGQLKWGSSVWECTECTGMLKKSDDPTPPGGNEPKKTIHHYSNQSSSDSEISVGGNMTPPPISKHDNSPSPTPPTWRLRPGPKSFKLQQASRNMRSLQLMTAATSTTFLPLKHDISLSCASDTGTITIPDTKSNSDTLHSKTCPSKEVLELTDHESSKLNDVNSQRTSDSSKAINVKPENANFHTADVIVIDSDDEVEIIDITPKHNSSVTTKRIQIESRNLSEVTTNIQKIKKNSKVTKMRRSEPSEVLNSPPKVNPRVNGLITLHLSSVSNTTNTTSTATTIPNINRANVMKPPIDSMNTTSIVRNNSNGSKEEADLLVDDKVLQKNPVLNLKITNVTSLRPEYYENPSTTVNVENITPDSSVTFAGSVQGDIPLLSGNQQLQVVQNQMMEIPKPQLKFIQLNTSSVSGSNLKRKSDEYTMDSPASILPITEDPEISCKKVRIDDSNDSTPKPQTRNISWNINSNDISRAVPVTATSIPMSQSTSSYSSQQSTTALQVNMNGTQANKSCIRLIRRVDLEQKNGFCNYNSGTVGSSSVQNQSHVNINHIIIPNNVNTPIRIQLNSMSTSEVMKVSNSTQPELVVQHSVSNITECSDSIQNTTCHNFKSPVNELQNSPERPSTSINPQLFAHLPNSEDIVAPKPHTVHQSHEKISNENQSIANTMMKICNPVTQLGNGSLVTSGCDGDAGSSPAAEAGFALYSSSRTADHTKPEAIAFKQKPSAISDSAERVNHNSSISTCASTLPTTMQRPCSSSTTRKCCNKPRVIPRKVPLQNFKFRVLDEDIVQMVVNDTFTVNLSTTAGNPLKARNVPDPMSLLEKQGLLLSSTQPNYSPPPPSPPPPPPPPPSSSSSSPPAPPPPPPPPPPPPPPPSPPSPPPSPPPPLPPSSSSSSSSSSSSSSSSSSSNPLDAEKCSIISVSKKCQSLGNMYDPVALKCVFESDETSVIEEGTIKSSKSIATCDAKGQYSIQSNVSDGNEKQISLSDDMNSSYIQKTGLSVSACLNGNKRNFNRTRGKPKSLCEKEDNVIFHERRKCFGESNDQSLIKRFEDRSEIEGASNFDFCCRPNDILNANSWCNGLNRGSMCLVESSIDSSELKLPVIGYNSFKVINSSSHVYHNIDNSDASLQKSRINDCNNVVDSYVKDWSNKFTVNSKLVESNKYFDYPNLDKHHVEALDTNYQLINDVGLGISMKKQNFNICTNPITQRKDENVHKYGGDMCRSRLGIKVKIDLEKIQNLIVGQPQLFKKCKNYSKTERQDERFSEIVKTSARSQTFRSSDPEKCSQVSIIQTSPTDENVDTLNTTRKFST; from the exons ATGCACTAT CTGGTGAAAATGTCGCGGCGACGGTCAAAACGCCCGCCCGAAGCTCCAGGTACTCTGACCTGCTGCTTCTGTGGATTTTCTGAAGACGACGAAGTTGAATATGGAAAACTTTGGAACCATGATGGCATTGTTACGCACTACTATTGTCTG CTTTTGTCATCCAACATGGAACAAAATGGCAATGATAATGAAGGAATCTTGGGTTTTTTAACCTCAGACATACAAAAAGAATTACGCCGAGGAAAAAGGCTT TCTTGTTCATACTGTAAGCGAAATGGAGCAACTTTAGGGTGTTGTAACTCCAGGTGTAAACAGGTATTTCACTTACCATGTGGACTGCAGGCAGGTTCACTTCATCAGTTCTTTGGTGAATTtag GTCATATTGTATACGACacagaataaaacaaaaaatagatGAATTCATAATAGAAGAAGCTGCGGCAGCAGGTGATGTAACTTGTTACATTTGTTACGAGGAGGTAAATCCCCAGAATCCTATACGAACATTATGGGCTCCATGTTGCCGGAAAAATGCATGGTTTCATCGGAAATGTGTTCAA CGCCTGGCATTGAGTGCTGGCTACTTCTTCAAATGTCCTCTGTGCAATAATAaatcagaatttcaaaaggCTATGCTCGAGCATGGAATTTTCATCCCAAATCA AGATGCTTCATGGGAGCTTGTGCCAAATGCTTTTCAAGAATTACTGCACAGGCATAATCAGTGTGACGCTGCCGAATGTCTGTGTCCAAAAGGAAGAAGTCATACCAGTGTCAATGC GAAATGGGAGCTTGTTTTGTGCAGATTGTGTGGATCCCAAGGAGTTCACAAGTCATGCGGACAATTAAAATGGGGCAGTTCTGTTTGGGAATGTACAGAATGTACTGGGATGTTaa AAAAATCTGATGATCCTACACCTCCTGGTGGAAATGAACCCAAAAA AACAATACATCATTATTCGAATCAGAGTAGCAGTGACAGTGAAATTTCTGTTGGTGGTAATATGACGCCTCCACCAATATCAAAACATGACAACTCACCATCACCCACACCACCAACTTGGAGATTACGTCCTGGACCTAAATCGTTCAAATTGCAACAAGCATCACGAAACATGAGAAG CTTGCAGTTGATGACAGCAGCTACTTCCACAACATTCTTGCCTTTGAAACATGATATTTCCTTATCTTGTGCATCGGACACTGGTACTATTACGATTCCTGACACAAAATCTAACAGTGACACATTACACTCAAAAACGTGTCCCTCTAAAGAAGTCTTGGAATTGACTGATCATGAATCCAGTAAATTAAATGATGTTAACTCTCAAAGAACCAGCGACTCGTCAAAAGCAATCAATGTAAAACCAGAAAATGCCAATTTTCATACTGCTGATGTTATTGTAATTGATAGTGACGACGAGGTGGAG ATAATTGATATAACACCTAAACACAATAGTTCGGTGACTACGAAACGAATCCAAATTGAGTCTCGCAATTTGAGTGAAGTAACAACTAATATTCAAAAGATCAAAAAGAATTCTAAGGTTACCAAAATGAGGCGTTCAGAACCTTCGGAAGTATTAAATAGTCCACCCAAAGTAAATCCTAGGGTGAACGGTTTAATTACACTACATCTATCGAGTGTCTCAAATACTACTAATACAACTTCTACTGCGACAACAATACCAAATATTAATAGAGCAAATGTAATGAAACCTCCGATCGATAGTATGAATACTACTAGTATCGTCAGAAACAATTCAAATGGAAGCAAAGAAGAGGCAGATTTGCTAGTAGACGATAAAGTTTTGCAGAAAAATCCTGTGCTCAATCTTAAAATCACAAATGTTACCTCATTACGGCCCGAATATTATGAAAACCCATCTACAACTGTgaacgtggaaaatattaccCCTGACTCTTCTGTCACTTTTGCAGGAAGTGTTCAAGGTGATATTCCATTACTGAGTGGTAACCAGCAGTTGCAAGTAGTGCAAAATCAAATGATGGAAATTCCAAAACCACAGTTGAAATTCATCCAACTTAATACCTCTTCAGTTAGTGGGTCTAATTTAAAACGGAAAAGTGACGAATACACAATGGATAGCCCTGCATCTATCCTACCTATCACAGAAGATCCGGAAATATCATGTAAAAAAGTTCGGATTGATGATTCTAACGATTCTACACCCAAACCCCAGACGAGAAACATTTCTTGGAATATTAATTCGAATGACATAAGTCGTGCAGTTCCAGTAACTGCAACCTCAATACCAATGAGTCAGTCAACTAGTAGTTACAGTTCCCAACAAAGTACAACAGCGTTGCAAGTGAATATGAATGGAACACAAGCTAACAAAAGTTGTATTAGATTGATCAGAAGGGTGGAtctagaacaaaaaaatggattttgcAATTACAATTCTGGAACTGTTGGTAGCAGTTCGGTACAAAATCAGAGTCACGTAAATATCAACCATATCATTATACCAAATAATGTGAATACTCCAATTCGAATACAACTAAATTCTATGTCTACATCCGAAGTAATGAAAGTCAGCAATTCCACCCAACCTGAGTTAGTTGTACAACACTCTGTCAGCAATATTACAGAATGTAGTGACAGTATTCAAAACACTACATGCCACAATTTTAAATCTCCAGTAAATGAGTTACAAAATTCGCCAGAAAGGCCATCTACTTCAATCAACCCGCAACTTTTTGCACACCTTCCTAATTCGGAGGATATCGTTGCTCCAAAGCCACACACAGTTCATCAATCCCATGAAAAGATTAG TAATGAAAATCAGTCAATTGCGAATACCATGATGAAAATATGCAATCCAGTAACGCAGCTGGGAAATGGAAGTCTGGTGACTAGCGGT TGTGACGGGGATGCAGGCTCCAGTCCTGCTGCTGAGGCCGGATTTGCTCTTTATTCGAGCTCGAGGACCGCAGACCATACAAAACCAGAAGCAATCGCCTTTAAGCAAAAGCCCAGTGCAATATCAGATTCAGCAGAAAGAGTCAATCATAATTCCAGCAT TTCCACTTGTGCTTCAACCCTTCCAACAACTATGCAACGCCCCTGCAGTTCATCAACCACGAGAAAATGTTGTAATAAACCTCGAGTGATACCTCGAAAGGTGcctttgcaaaatttcaaatttcgtgTTCTGGATGAAGATATTGTTCAG ATGGTCGTCAATGATACCTTCACAGTAAATCTTAGTACAACTGCTGGTAATCCCTTAAAAGCAAGAAATGTACCAGATCCAATGAGCCTGCTAGAGAAGCAAGGTCTGCTTCTATCTTCTACACAACCTAACTattcaccaccaccaccatcaccaccaccaccaccaccaccaccaccatcatcatcatcatcatcaccaccagcaccaccaccaccaccaccaccaccaccaccaccaccaccaccaccatccccaccatcaccaccaccatccccaccaccaccactaccaccgtcatcgtcatcatcatcatcatcatcatcatcatcatcatcatcatcatcatcatcaaatCCCCTGGATGCTGAGAAGTGTTCCATTATAAGTGTATCCAAGAAATGTCAATCATTAGGAAACATGTATGATCCAGTAGCTCTTAAATGTGTATTTGAAAGTGACGAAACCTCAGTTATAGAAGAAGGTACCATCAAAAGCAGCAAATCCATTGCGACTTGTGATGCTAAGGGACAATACAGTATCCAAAGCAACGTATCTGATGGCAatgaaaagcaaatatcatTATCAGATGATATGAACAGCAGTTACATTCAAAAAACTGGTTTATCAGTGAGTGCGTGTTTGAATGGTAATAAACGAAATTTTAATCGCACTCGCGGCAAGCCAAAAAGTTTGTGTGAAAAGGAGGACAATGTAATTTTTCACGAACGCCGAAAATGCTTCGGTGAAAGCAATGATCAAAGTTTAATAAAAAGGTTCGAAGATAGGAGTGAGATAGAAGGTGCATCAAACTTTGATTTCTGTTGTAGACCCaatgatattttgaatgcAAACAGCTGGTGTAATGGATTAAACAGAGGTTCAATGTGCTTAGTTGAAAGTAGTATTGATTCTTCAGAGTTGAAGCTACCTGTTATTGGTTACAATAGTTTTAAGGTTATAAACAGTAGTTCGCACGTTTATCATAACATTGATAATTCAGATGCAAGTTTACAAAAGTCGCGGATTAATGATTGTAACAATGTCGTCGATTCGTACGTAAAAGACTGGAGTAATAAATTCACAGTCAACTCTAAACTTGTAGAatctaataaatattttgattatCCGAACTTGGATAAACATCACGTTGAAGCTCTTGATACGAATTATCAGTTAATCAATGATGTTGGTCTAGGCATCtctatgaaaaaacaaaattttaatatctgtACAAATCCAATTACTCAACGTAAAGATGAAAATGTGCACAAGTACGGAGGTGACATGTGTAGGTCCAGGCTTGGCATCAAAGTTAAAATTGatctggaaaaaattcaaaatttgatcgTTGGTCAGCCACAATTGTttaagaaatgtaaaaattactcaaaaacTGAACGTCAAGATGAACGATTCTCAGAAATTGTCAAAACTTCTGCGAGGTCCCAAACTTTTCGTAGTTCAGACCCTGAGAAATGTTCACAAGTTTCCATAATACAAACAAGTCCAACTGATGAAAACGTCGATACTTTAAATActacaagaaaattttcaacgtaa